A genomic region of Sandaracinaceae bacterium contains the following coding sequences:
- a CDS encoding alpha/beta hydrolase — protein sequence MIGREKHHLERPDGSRLYYEIGGRGEPLVLIRGLSRSSAYWFDFRDLLEQQRRVLVLDNRGVGRSSTPRLPWGTEDMADDVADVLRDSGVERADVFGISLGGMIAQHLALRHPHRVRKLVLACTTPGGRGAKRIETRAALALARSAAMPFDRAIRHSAPWVLSADHLKRKPDTVERWIAIAASEPRDRRGVLGQLYAAARHEAWSMLHHIEHDTLLLHGDADRLIHPDNSRRLNGRIPGSTLRWLEGAGHDFPTERPHATRDHVLEFTGS from the coding sequence ATGATTGGGCGAGAGAAGCACCACCTCGAGCGCCCCGACGGGAGCCGCCTCTACTACGAGATCGGCGGGCGCGGCGAGCCCCTCGTGCTCATCCGCGGCCTCTCCCGCTCGAGCGCGTACTGGTTCGACTTCCGCGATCTCCTCGAGCAGCAGCGCCGGGTGCTCGTGCTCGACAACCGCGGCGTCGGCCGCAGCAGCACCCCTCGCCTCCCGTGGGGCACCGAGGACATGGCCGACGACGTCGCGGACGTGCTGCGCGACAGCGGCGTCGAGCGAGCCGACGTCTTCGGGATCAGCCTCGGCGGGATGATCGCGCAGCACCTCGCGCTCCGGCACCCCCACCGCGTCCGCAAGCTCGTGCTCGCGTGCACCACGCCCGGCGGCCGCGGCGCGAAGCGCATCGAGACGCGCGCCGCGCTCGCCCTCGCGCGCAGCGCCGCGATGCCCTTCGACCGCGCCATCCGCCACAGCGCGCCCTGGGTCCTCAGCGCCGACCACCTGAAGCGCAAGCCCGACACCGTCGAGCGCTGGATCGCCATCGCCGCGAGCGAGCCCCGCGACCGGCGCGGAGTGCTCGGGCAGCTCTACGCCGCCGCCCGCCACGAGGCCTGGTCCATGCTCCACCACATCGAGCACGACACATTGCTCCTCCACGGCGACGCCGACCGTCTCATCCACCCCGATAACAGCCGCCGCCTGAACGGTCGCATCCCCGGCTCCACCCTCCGCTGGCTCGAGGGCGCGGGGCACGACTTCCCCACCGAGCGCCCCCACGCCACCCGAGACCACGTCCTCGAGTTCACGGGAAGCTGA
- a CDS encoding SGNH/GDSL hydrolase family protein, whose translation MGRSRKLGLVAVVLALSCVAGLAFAQRQTAGYAWVDPDWRFMHHDRPIKVVLLAGSIGAFPNRPYPRLLHEWCENVEVRNLSQVGHGAPQLGARFRSEVLENPNVPVGAPGTEVWLMFGGGMNSVGAPHRTNRAIRRTFELAHRRGVRVVSLSLTPWGDDGSDDERWDGGRALHALKATRNVVGFQLGRLAPSEALGPFVRERGDAPWTERERPDIVVDLYDSRLRDRDAEPWPLDDVREKIQRDARWRASVAELSDEEREARLAEDARLMSSAPRWFLRREYRGFDHIHPNPAGHQVIAETICPRLPESWGCQCP comes from the coding sequence ATGGGGCGGTCCCGAAAGCTCGGCCTGGTGGCGGTGGTCCTCGCGCTTTCGTGCGTGGCGGGCCTCGCGTTCGCGCAGCGTCAGACCGCGGGGTACGCGTGGGTCGACCCGGACTGGCGCTTCATGCACCACGACCGGCCGATCAAGGTGGTGCTCCTGGCCGGCTCCATCGGCGCGTTCCCGAACCGGCCCTACCCGCGGCTGCTGCACGAGTGGTGCGAGAACGTCGAGGTCCGCAACCTCTCGCAGGTCGGCCACGGCGCGCCGCAGCTCGGCGCGCGTTTCCGGAGCGAGGTGCTCGAGAACCCCAACGTGCCGGTCGGCGCGCCCGGGACCGAGGTGTGGCTGATGTTCGGCGGCGGGATGAACAGCGTCGGCGCGCCGCACCGGACCAACCGCGCCATCCGCCGCACCTTCGAGCTGGCCCATCGGCGCGGGGTCCGGGTCGTCTCCCTGTCGCTGACGCCCTGGGGAGACGACGGCTCGGACGACGAGCGCTGGGACGGCGGCCGGGCGCTGCACGCGCTGAAGGCCACGCGGAACGTGGTGGGCTTCCAGCTCGGCCGGCTCGCCCCGAGCGAGGCGCTGGGGCCCTTCGTGCGCGAGCGCGGGGACGCGCCGTGGACCGAGCGCGAGCGGCCCGACATCGTCGTCGACCTCTACGACTCTCGGCTGCGCGACCGTGACGCGGAGCCGTGGCCGCTCGACGACGTGCGCGAGAAGATCCAGCGCGACGCCCGGTGGCGCGCGAGCGTGGCGGAGCTGTCCGACGAGGAGCGGGAGGCGCGGCTCGCGGAAGACGCGCGCCTCATGTCGAGCGCGCCCCGCTGGTTCTTGCGCCGCGAGTACCGCGGGTTCGACCACATCCACCCGAACCCGGCCGGCCACCAGGTCATCGCCGAGACGATCTGCCCGCGGCTCCCCGAGAGCTGGGGCTGTCAGTGCCCGTGA